In Pristis pectinata isolate sPriPec2 chromosome 2, sPriPec2.1.pri, whole genome shotgun sequence, the sequence tgccatttccttatttgaCTTTATAATTTTTGTCTCTCTGTCCCTATGGTACTTTTGTTAATCACTTCCTTTTTGGatctttaaaaaaagctttaaCATTTATAGAGTTTAATGATTCATGCTagtttgtctcttttttttaacccccTTCCATCAATTTTAGCTGAATGCTAAAATCTTTGCAATCTTGTGACATTATTCTTCATGATATTACAAGTCTCTTTAAGTTACAAGTATCTTTATCTTTTCCATTGTTGAGCCACTTTTCCTCTGGGGTTTCTTTTTCTCATGCCAAAtcatgaattatttttttaaacatgccACTATTTTCTATAATACCTTTTAAATCCTGATTCCCTAATAACCTTTGCTAACCTGCCTCTCTTATTGTCATAGGTTCTTACATTCAAGATATAAAACTATAGTTTCCAAATTCATTCCAAACTCAGTGTGATATTCTATGTGATCACTCTACCACAGAGGTTACATACTATAGGTTATCAATTAACTATCTCACTATACATTACTAGATCTAGATTGAGGTGGTGGATTAAATGGGAAGGTTAATTGGAGGAGGATAGAATAGTTTGTGTTTCTACCCTTAAGGAGGCAGTGACAAAAATGGATTGTGACAAATTGGAAATATCTATGCTGAACTTTATAACATTTAAGCCACATTGCTGACGCTATACTAATGTAATTAAAACTGATGGTTGTTGTGAGCCATATTTCTTTCTCTTATGCTCTTGTCCTCTACAAAGTGAATCAGGAACTTAAAATTtgtagaaaatattaaaatatggtCACATTTTATCTTTTTTGGATGAGTAAACCACAAATATCTGTATTTCTTTAACTTGGGTTCCCTCAATGTTCCAAATCTCTTAAACAACAACATTGAAAGCagactgaaaaatattcaaacaccAGCTATATATCTAATGATAAATGCAGTACAAATAACTATCATTATGAATGCAGTAAAAATAATATAGTTGTATTAAAAGTAGTAGAATCTTATCATCACAACACAATTAATAGTATCATTAGCTCCCACCAGACTTGATACGCAGTCCTTCAATTCAATCTAACAGTCAAATAATCTAATAATCTAACAATCTAACTTCACTTTGGAATAAGTGGAAGTGCTTACATTTTCTTTAATCAGTTTTTCAGCTATTTTGGCTTCCCTAGCCTGCCTTCTCTCCTCTCGGCTTGCTTGCTGTTCACGAAATCCTTTCTGCTTCTGCATTGCCAGTGTAATCCATAGAGGTTGGGCAGATTCCACCTTGTCCACAAGCCTTGAACTGTCCAGGGAATGTCTGCTCTGAAGGATTGGTTTTTCTGCAAACAGAATgcggaaatgattttttttaaccaaaagcaCGTTGGCAAATCAAACTAGCTAAACAGATGCACTTATCCTCAGATTATTTCAGGttaatagaacgtagaacagtacagcacaggaactggcccttcggcccacaacattgactccagacttTATCCCACGTATACCCAGATGATATCTTgacatttaaataatttcaggggggaaaaaaaaattagtgaacaAAGAAATGGGGATTTCAAGTTGTGTGGGATAAATATCcaatacataagataagatatctttattagtcacatgtgcattgaaacacacagagaaatgcatcttttgcgcagagtgttctgggggcagcccgcaggtgtcgccacacttctggcaccaacatagcatgcccacaacctcctaacctgtacgtctttggaatgtgagaggaaacaggagcacctggtggaaacccacgcagaaacggggagaatgtacaaactccttacagacagcggccagaattgaacccgggttgctggtgctgtaatagcgttacgctaaccgctacactactgtattaGTTAGACATTAATTATTACATTTAGTAGGATAACATGGGTATAAATTAGTTCTCAGGATAagactactgtgtctgcccttcCTGAGAAAATGTGATCTACAGGGGAACTCAACAATCAGATTGCAGATGCCTGGTGTAATTCTAAACTTGTCATGAAATGACACTATAGAGTTGTTTTATGGTTTCTGTCTTTTCCTTTGCTCTTTTCCTCACTTCACCTAGGAATAAAATGTCTATCTCTGCAGCAACTGATAACACCATACACGGGGAATTAAGCTCCTTATTTCCACCACTGCTCAAAAAAAAGTTAACCAGCAATTCATGAAGatgctgtgtcttaaatatattagcGCTCTAACTCAATTCAACAGaagacatttaatttttttaaaatacaattgtTAACAGTGATAATAACATGTTTGCTGTTGCAGATTTTAACCAAACCTAACCCATTGGCTGAATCATATTGTTGTGACCATAACTGCTGGTGCTCAGCCAGTGAAAGTGAAGTAGgtcatggacttgtgcagatgcaCTTCAATGTGGAAATTCGGGATATACTGATTGATTTGTGAGACCGAATCCATCAGTTATTCCAGAAGCAAGACCCAGCTTTGTTAGGGAATCCTATTCAGACATGGCATATTATATGTTTGCAACACATAATGCAGGGTTCCAATTTAGGAAATAAAGGGAAGGTATGTTACACTCTTGTAAAGGGAAGGTATGTTGCTTTGTTCAAATGCCCTGAGAACTGTGGGTGCTGAGTAGTTAACCAGTGGAGCTCACTCTCTGTGGGAGAGTAGCAAATTAGCCAGCTCCCAGCACAGCATGACTTGACCTAGGAAAGAGGAGGAAACGGACGATCAGGTCAAGAGACCATGAGCAGGACAGGTTTTTAATTTTCCTGGGAGCTGCACTCCTGCCCCTTGGAAAACATTCATATTTATTTGCCTTCTGAAAAATCTTTAGAATTGGGCATTCTAatacaaaagagagaaaaagtatatattttttctgAATACTTATTATACATATCTTGATGTTTTTGTCCAAAAGTCTCTCTCATTCTGTCTCTCCCTATCATGCAGCACCAAAGTATCAATCTCCATTTGGTATTCAGTTCCTGGGATGGGCTTTTTAACATAGCCATCATGGTAAGCTTATAAGGTCGTAAGGTTATTTGTGCATGCCTCACAATGAGTTTTTTAAGTTTAAAAGGCAGTCTTTGAAATGTTTAGATTGCTGTACCCTATTCCTGTCAAGCCTACGATATATTCCATAATCCTGGGTGCATTAATATGATACAGAAGTTGTTCACTAGACTTATCACCCAGGGACTTGGGtacaaaaataaaggaaatacaGAGAGTCATTCCAGTCCATTGATACAATGCTGCTCTGTTGGAGATGTCACTTTTTGGAGATCACCTTATATCTAGGCCTAATTTGCCCCCTCAAGAAAATGTAAAAGATCATGTGGTACTACTACAAATAAATCTACCAGCACCTAAAATCAAACTATCTGGTGTGCACAAACATATAGCTGTGTTTCTTACAATAATGACTAATTTTGATAGCACTGAAGGACTTCCTTGGTTGTATGGTGCTTTGAGGCAGCTGGGGGCTAGTGCGGGGTCATAGAAGGTGttttgtaaatgcaagtctttcaatttttttaaatcacccaATGCTGAGGAATTGAAAGGAGGAGCCCTTTTTAATAAGGAGAATATCCTACCATTGTTAATAGAGCACAATGGAACCAAAATGGTTGTAAAGAATTCACACTTTGCCTACCTTTCTTAATGGAGTCTGTTTTTTTGTCTGCCCTCCATGGAAGGTTGATAGATGGGAAAAGAGATTTTTTATCTTTTGTTTCTTCTTCATTCTTTAATCTGTATGTTTGCACTGAGGTACCATTCTTCTCATCTTCTTTTCTCACATCTGAATCAAGTGAAGTCTTTGTGTTTTTGTGATCTGCAATGTCAATAAAGTCTGTCTTGTTTAAGGTAATGTGAGGGGATGGAAGTGCAGTGAACTGTATAGGTTTGGGTGCTAAAGCTGGTTTTTGAGATGTTTGTGGTCTTGATGAAAGTTTCTCATTTGAAAGTGcagcaagtttatttttaatatgttttgcCACATCAGCACTACTTAGATGTGTAATCCCAGTCTGTGAAATATCTGAAATACTACTTAAGCTGTCTTTCAAAATGTTACTATTCTTATTATTCTTGGTATAAGAGCTTTGCTTACCAGAAACAGTGCATGATTCACCTTCTTTCTCTTTTGCAGCTAGGAAGGCTGGAATGCCTTCCATACTATCTCCAGCACTGTATCTCTTCTTCCTTTTTTGTTCTCCTTGCTGCTCATAGTGGAACCGAAGGGAATAGTGGGTCCTCCGTAATTTTATACCAAATGGTGATGtatccatcatcccctcagtttGTGAGGTCACATTTGTAACTGCTCGGTTACCAATGGGAAGCTGAGCTTGTGGCAGGGAATGTTCTTTCCTTGATGTTGCAGGAAGACTAGGAACTAAAAATGATGGGAGATCTTTGGCAAATTTGCAGCCTTCAGCAGCATCTGTTATCCGAATATTGTGATTTTCTGAGTGGGAACCACCTTTTATGTCTTTGGTTACATCCTGTGCAATGTCTCCAGATCCCAAAGACCTACTAGATTCAGAAGAATCCATTGTGGAATTAGCCACAGGCACATTTTCATCAGGTGTATTTTGCTTCTCTTTTTCATGAAATATATTTACTTTGTCACCATCATTGACTTTATTGCCATCTGCCCATTTCTGCCATGCAGGTGTTATCGAAAATTTTGCGTTAGCAGATAATGTTTTTCTCAAACTGCCATGCACATTGGAAACTTTGTATGCAGTCCAGTCATCACTAAATCTGCCATGGACCCTTCTTTCCTTTTCTTGcaatctttcattagaacttttAAGAATTTTAGCCCTAATGGTAGCCCACTCAGTTAAAGCTCTTGACTGGTCAAGTGATTGTCCTGGATTGAATTTTGACTTTCCAATTCTGTTCCTCATATCAGGATTTGACTTGCTTGTTCTTTCAATAAATGGCAAATCAGCTTTTTTCTCTTCTGAAAAACCAAGCAATGACTTGCAGGCAGTATCTTTAATCTGTTTCAGATCAACAGCAGTACCACAAAGTTGAGCTCCAGTGACCAAAATGGCTGTGTGAGGAACATAACTTGAAGAGGAGAGACCTTTACTTGACTTTGAAgatgaatgcaaaatatttgtatCTAAAGAAGGCACGGTTTCTCTTGGATGTGTCACAGGAGTCAGATTAACTTTTGGAAAGATGATTTGTTTCTCTCCTGAAGCAACTTGGAATGAAAATGGCTGTGACGTAGTTTGTCTTTCATCCAACTCTTTCCATCTAAGTTCTTCTCTACGTTGCTCCTCTTCCAGTGCTTCAAGGGATTGTTGCTCTTCTTGACTTATCACTTTACCATCATTTTGCCTCTCTTCATCTACCCTTTGTCGATTCTGCAAATCTGactgtttttttattttctgttgtttttgcttttccaaatCTTTTCTTTGTGTTTCTTCGTGAGATTGTTTGTTTCCAGTGGCACTAAAAcatattttctctttctcctggCTTTGAATaatctcttttgtttttaaacatcttACTTCTTTCTCTGTTTTCAAATCCACTATCTCATGATATTGCTTTTCtagttttctattttgtttctcttcttcacAAACTCTCTCCTCCAATTCACATACCTTTTCCTCCTTTACTTCATGACATTGCTGCTCTTTCTCATTCAATTTTTCCTCCTTTACTTCTTGTCTCTGCTCTTCCTCTCCTACTTTTTGCTCTACTTCTTGACATCTCTGCTCTTCCTCACGTAATTTTtgctcctccatttctctttgtCTCTGCTCTTCCTCACGTAATTTTTGCTCCTCCATTTCTCTTCGTCTCTGCTCTTCCTCACGTAATTTTtgctcctccatttctctttgtCTCTGCTCTTCCTCTCCTACTTTTTGCTCCTCTACTTCTTGACGTCTCTGCTCTTCCTCACGTAATTTTTGATCCTCTATTTCTCTTCGTCTCTGCTCTTCCTCACGTAATTTTTGATCCTCCATTTCTCTTCGTCTCTGCTCTTCCTCACGTAATTTTTGCTCCTCCATTTCTCTTCGTCTCTGCTCTTCCTCACGTAATTTTtgctcctccatttctctttgtCTCTGCTCTTCCTCACGTAATTTTTGATCCTCCATTTCTCTTCGTCTCTGCTCTTCCTCACGTAATTTTTGATCCTCCATTTCTCTTTGTCTCTGCTCTTCCTCACGTAATTTTTGATCCTCTATTTCTCTTTGTCTCTGCTCTTCCTCACGTAAATTTTGATCCTCTATTTCTCTTCGTCTCTGCTCTTCCTCACGTAATTTTtgctcctccatttctctttgtCTCTGCTCTTCCTCACGTAATTTTTGCTCCTCCATTTCTCTTCGTCTCTGCTCTTCCTCACGTAATTTTtgctcctccatttctctttgtCTCTGCTCTTCCTCACGTAATTTTTGCTCCTCTATTTCTCTTCGTCTCTGCTCTTCCTCACGTAATTTTTGCTCCTCCATTTCTCTTCGTCTCTGCTCTTCCTCTTGTACTTTTTGCTCTTCCACTGCTTGTTTGTGTACTCTTTGTGCTTCCTGCCCTTGTCCATCTTCCAGTCTCTTTTGTTCTGCAAATTCATATTGTGTTTGGTCTTCCTGCCATTTATACTTCTTCGCTTCCTCTCTACATCTTTGTTCCTCATACTTTTGATGCcccttttcttcctttttattccCTTCTGCTGTATTATAATGTTTTTGTCCGTTCTCCACACGAATATGCACCTTCTCTTCTAGTTCATATTCAAACTCGTGGACAGTCACGTTCTGCATATCCTACAAGATGCAAAGGTTTTAATTCTTTCCAAAATCTTCAATATAATATACACTATTTCACAAATCTTTCATCTTGATCCCCTCCACTGTTCCAGGATGATATATTTCTACTTTGCTGGTAAGAATGATAATTTAGTGATATATTGATGTTGATTCTAGATGCATGCCTTCTATAAATTAGCTCACGCAAGTTGAAGTGTGCGTCAAGGGCTTAATATATGTTTGTTACAAAAAGAGGACCATGCCCTTAAGGAAAACATATCTGCTCATAAACAGCCTTGTAACAACTATGACTGGAATATTAATTAATAATTCCAAGTTTTCTCCCATATCGTATTATTCTACTTATCTGAGATAATTATTTAACCTGATGCCAGTAGAATGGGAAAACAGCTTATAAGTGCAGTTCACTGTGGATAATTTTGAGTAAACCTTTCTTTTGGAATAAGGATGAACATAGCGACCCAAAGGTACAAATGTATAATTCCTGAAATTGCCATGTCAGaagataaaaacataaaaagtAGTTGCTTTTTGGTTTTATAAATAAAAGCATggagaaaagaaattaaaaggtAATGATAAAGTTAGAGAAAATTTTTCTTTGGCCTTGGGTAATGCAATTTTGGGTAAACTATTATAGGGCATTTATTAAAGCAAAGGAGTGGAGTCTTGAGGTTCACTGGCGAAGTGTAACTTTAGTTATGAACACAGCTACAAAACTAAGTGAAAGTTTAATAGTTAAAATAACAGAGATATGATGAGTGTATTGTCAATTGCATTGGTTTTGATCATTGCTTTAAGGGAAAAAGGATAGATATTTGAAGCAAAGGAAGAATATGGTTATGGTGTAAAGAAGGAAGTGGGAACAGTTTTGGATTATTGTGGAATACAGGGCATTGTCGTTAAAGGCCTGTACTAATGATAATTGGCCTGAAATGATAATTTGGAGGTATGAGTTTGAATGCCACCATGATAACCAGGgaatttttaaattcagttagtttAATAAATCAGGAATGAAAATGCTGGTATCCTTCATTGTGACTAATAATGTGATTGGAAGGTTGTGCAAAACCAATGTCCCTTAGGAAATGTTTCACCCTTACCTGTTCTGGTCTATAGCTAGTTAATGACATAGCTGTGTGTGCATGACACTTCACCACCCTCTAAAATGATCCAACAAGCAACATAATTCAAAGGAAACAACTGATCGGCAATAAATGCTAGTTctataaatttaaaaacattaaagaaaagcaTTGCTAGCAGAGAGCAAACTAAGATAAATGGCTTCTTATAAATTAGCTTCTTCTGGTAAATGTATTCTATGCCTTCAACATACTTATAAAACTTACATTGTCATTCAATGATAAAGAATAACTTAATAGTTCAGAGAATAATTGTTTAGCCATTTTCAACTACATTTTAATTGTATGATAGGAAAATTATCATCTAATTAAATTGATGATTTTCCTGTGGTATGTTAACAATACTTATAATATGTATGGTGACTGTAAACTATGGtgactttcaaaaacaaaaatgtacAACACTTTCACAATATACGTAACAGTACAATTACCAGTGACAGTGACAGTCTCCCATGTTTCTTTGAGATTCTTTGATTCCGTGGCTTGACAGAAAGTTTGTGCTTAGCTGCAGTATTGTCGAGGCGGCTCATTGACTGTGGGACTGCATCAAGATTAATCGATTCAATGGTTCCACCAGAGCTTGCTGAAGGCAGGGCACTGGCAGGCCTTGACGATCGAGCTTGTGGAACCTATAAGATGGAGGGTACATCTGGTTTTAAACAATAAGAGATTTGTAAATCCATGAAGGATACAAATACTGATTTCTACAGTAATGAAGATTTACTTAACTTTAAGTTAGAATTAATACTAAACTACTGCTGACACAGGGAAACTGGAAACTAAAACAGAATACTTATGATTAAGGTTTATTATATTAAATATTAGCTTGATACTTCTCCTTCCACAAACGCTAAGATTGACTTGTGGAGCATCTCCAGTACTCATTGTTTACACTTAAATATTTGTGCACAATGCTAGCTTGAAAAGTAATCTATATTGTTCCTGGCTAGAATATTACATTGTAGAGTTTAGAGACAGAACAAAATTATGTCAATTTTATACCAACTGttcttttaacatttattttccagcTTAGAAGATATAAATAAACAACTTAACTATTTCTTAGTCATACTGAACTTTGTTACCTGTTCTTCAGCTTCACTGCCTTTTTCACCTAAACTTGGGCTTAGCCTGTTGGACAGGTCATGAGACTGGAGAAGGGAAAATGAATGGAAGGATGAATTAACACTGAAAATAtgagataaaaatggaaaacaggGGAAAAGCTATTTAAATTTCAATGGGaattgttaataataaactgcatAACAAAAATGTTTGAATTAAATTTCAATTTCATCTCTAAATGGTATAGCAATAATTCATTTTCACCCCTCACCATTAATCTATGTAGACAGAAAACACAATGAAAGAAAAGGAATCAAAATTCATTTTAGCAATGCAAACCAGATGTAATGTAATGATAGCATAAAATTTACAAATAATGCattcagtatttgtggaaagcCCACATTTATGTATTATTTgtcatttcattttctttattccAGAAAATGATCTTCAAATAATTAGCTTCTTTCTTACTAAATTCTTCCATGCTTATTGTCTGTTTGTTGCAACTTAACTATTTTTACCCATGTTCTGTACTATTTCCAAGACATAGGTCAACTACTGCAGGTAATCCAACACACTTGTACCTGATGGTAAAGAGGTCTATGCCAAGTTTACTGGgcaaccactttgcagagcaccaacActctatccacactgaccatcttgCGCGTCtcattgcatgtcattttaactctccttcccattcccacaaggACCTGTCagttctcagccttctccattgctatagAGAGGacaaaatgcaaattggaagaacaacatctaatTTGttttgggtagcttacaacccaatggtaaaaataacaaattttccaatttcaggtaacccacacccctgatattcctctctcacacacacccaactgttcacctagttttcttctccctttgttcttccctcccatgtcccccactggttccatatgcccatcatcccctcctcacctagtTCCACCCATCAACTACCAGTCTCTGTAcgaccacccctcccccaccagttccatccacccatcatATCCTCCccgtctggttccacctatcatctaccagcctctatcccaactCCCCACatatactgctatatactggcaatctttcctgttcctttagtcctgatgcagggtttcaacctaaaccttttgccctccacagatgctgctgcttcctgtgttctgtttttattcattttcataaaAATGCTCTAAACCCACGATTAGTCAATGCAGTAATTTTACTGTGTTACTTGTAAACAAATGGAGAGGGCTTACACTATTTCTCATTAAGAAAGTGCCCATTCAAACTTGAAGGGGCTAAATTCAGAATCTCTTCAAAACTGCTAGTGTTTTTTGCGGGTATTTCTGCCTTTACAAACATTAACATTGTGGCTAAATTACTGGGCTGGTAATCCAGAGGACTCCACCAAGGACAGACAGTTACAAGTTCAGCTATTTTGTGGCTAATGTTTGTAAATATATTGTCAGGTCCATGGTGTTGCAAAAATGAACCCATGACGACTAAAATAATCACTCGGATGACGTGGAAAACATGGTGGCAAATGGACAGCCTTACTTTTGAAAATATGGTTCAGAACTTATACAAAGTATTAGATGAGCTGATGAAATCTAGAGAAAATTGAACATTTACCTTGAGTCCTGAACCAGGTAACTGGAATTCCCGCTGGGTGCATTCTTCTAACGCACTTCTGGAAAACCCATCAACTTCTGAATTGGCTCtggtattttccattttcttcacaGTAAGAGTCTGCAGTGGTTGACCAAATTTAATATTCCTTTCCAGCTGATGCTAAAATATAGCACAATATGTAAAATAAGTTGTTTCTTCATGTGTGCAAATTGTTTACTGTTAACTTATAATTACTAACAACACCTCGAAGCAAAACACAAACTCTGCATGTATCCCATGTCCAAATTTTACACTGAAGGCAAAGTTCACAAAGGTCCACTAAAGTACATTCGATCTTACCATCCTCCTCCTCTGTGAAACCATTAATAGTTTTGTTGGTCCCATCCAACACTAAAGGGAACATGTATTCAACGGAATGCAAGCAACTGTTTAAAAGCAACCCTGTCCATTAGGAAGATGTAATGGTAATTTATTGTGCCATATATACGACACAATAGCTTAAAATGTTGCAGTTTTCCCCTACCCAAAATAGGATATACAGATTCAATTGTGCTTAGTATATTTTTCCCAACTGGGGAAAAATCATTTTTGAAAAATGCTTAATATTCATTATGGGTagttaaaacaaaaagaacaacATAGCatatagaaatgttgaatacattGTGCTTCTCTTTTAATAGGCCTGTTCACTCCACAATAAATACTGAATGGTCTCAAAATAGGAAAATGGGTAGAACTGGTAGCGGGGGGAAAGCTGAGGTGGAGCAGCAGTACTTAGGGATGACAACATAACAGCAACACAAAAATGTGCAATGACGATCTGTCCAATTGAAATAGCATGACTAGATGTACAAGAGTGATTGATGCTTTTTCTTCTGCAAGGTTTTGTCTGGAGAATATCTGATAGTGAAAGTGAGTTAGGGAAATACATTTGCAAAGATATTGAGGAAATTGATAAAAATAATAACTATGGGGAATTTTAATCACCCTCAAAATAATTGCTGAGAGAAGAGAGGTAAAATGGATAAGGGAACAGAACTCAAACTGTGTACGGGATACTTTCCTAACCTCTTATGTAGAATATCAAAGACTGGGTAATAGAGTCAAGAAAGCGTGACTGACAAGCAGAGAGTGTGccttgggaaaataaaatgagcaaTACTGGAAAACAGTATTAACTCGCCCACCTCAGACTTGCGCTGAAAGTCTCGAACCTCTCACTCCTCCACACAGATGCCTGGCGGTCTTTACCCACCGAGGCTTCCTGCAGCATCGACAGCATGTtgctgtagcggttagtgtaatgctattacagcgccaatgacctgggactgcgtgggtttcctccgggcgctccagtctcctctcacattccaagacgtacaggttaggaagttgtgggcatgctatgttggtgccggaagcgtggtgacacttgcgggctgcccccagaacactccatgcaaaaagatgtatttctctgtgtgtttcgatgtacatgtgaccaataaagatatcttatatcttaaacaGAAATGTGAAACATCAGAGAGGGCATTCAATAGAGCCCAGGAAAGATATattcaataaaaaaacaaaagcaaaccaaacacAACTGAAGAAGCAGCCTGAAGAAAGATAAGGGGAATTTAAGGTTTAAGAAGAAAGCACGAACTAAATACATAGCACAGCAAAGATAAATACAAAGCAAAgtggagaaaaggaaaaaaaaagctggtcattgaaaACATCAACACAGCTTCTCCTTAAGTTGACACCATTTGCTGAACCCAGTCTTCATTTAAATTGTTCCCTCCACCTAATATCAAGAAGTGATTGAGTACACATTAAATGGAAAAGGCATACGTTCTGACCACAATACTAGCAGTAGTGCTGGGAATTTGTACTCCATAACTAGCCTTTGG encodes:
- the cracd gene encoding capping protein inhibiting regulator of actin dynamics isoform X3 translates to MTTEIMDIKHDVNTKCTNTSAAEKKKQGKFQTFRKLFGKKRKKVPPTFAEKLNLKSSHSSGDVRNGIGSATEESEDELRSTSTGTRALSHDSIFIPAGSSSNRAAAQVTSRKTIPGKVRTLQHQLERNIKFGQPLQTLTVKKMENTRANSEVDGFSRSALEECTQREFQLPGSGLKSHDLSNRLSPSLGEKGSEAEEQVPQARSSRPASALPSASSGGTIESINLDAVPQSMSRLDNTAAKHKLSVKPRNQRISKKHGRLSLSLDMQNVTVHEFEYELEEKVHIRVENGQKHYNTAEGNKKEEKGHQKYEEQRCREEAKKYKWQEDQTQYEFAEQKRLEDGQGQEAQRVHKQAVEEQKVQEEEQRRREMEEQKLREEEQRRREIEEQKLREEEQRQREMEEQKLREEEQRRREMEEQKLREEEQRQREMEEQKLREEEQRRREIEDQNLREEEQRQREIEDQKLREEEQRQREMEDQKLREEEQRQREMEEQKLREEEQRRREMEEQKLREEEQRQREMEEQKLREEEQRCQEVEQKVGEEEQRQEVKEEKLNEKEQQCHEVKEEKVCELEERVCEEEKQNRKLEKQYHEIVDLKTEKEVRCLKTKEIIQSQEKEKICFSATGNKQSHEETQRKDLEKQKQQKIKKQSDLQNRQRVDEERQNDGKVISQEEQQSLEALEEEQRREELRWKELDERQTTSQPFSFQVASGEKQIIFPKVNLTPVTHPRETVPSLDTNILHSSSKSSKGLSSSSYVPHTAILVTGAQLCGTAVDLKQIKDTACKSLLGFSEEKKADLPFIERTSKSNPDMRNRIGKSKFNPGQSLDQSRALTEWATIRAKILKSSNERLQEKERRVHGRFSDDWTAYKVSNVHGSLRKTLSANAKFSITPAWQKWADGNKVNDGDKVNIFHEKEKQNTPDENVPVANSTMDSSESSRSLGSGDIAQDVTKDIKGGSHSENHNIRITDAAEGCKFAKDLPSFLVPSLPATSRKEHSLPQAQLPIGNRAVTNVTSQTEGMMDTSPFGIKLRRTHYSLRFHYEQQGEQKRKKRYSAGDSMEGIPAFLAAKEKEGESCTVSEKPILQSRHSLDSSRLVDKVESAQPLWITLAMQKQKGFREQQASREERRQAREAKIAEKLIKENITVSSTTDIKAGTHYISTLKKSTQDEEKKIGTNIVSKVERREHLKKSATLPTSVTVEICDSVASIPPVKELPKRFSTPEAAPVSVEPAWLALAKRKAKAWSDCPQIIK
- the cracd gene encoding capping protein inhibiting regulator of actin dynamics isoform X1, which gives rise to MTTEIMDIKHDVNTKCTNTSAAEKKKQGKFQTFRKLFGKKRKKVPPTFAEKLNLKSSHSSGDVRNGIGSATEESEDELRSTSTGTRALSHDSIFIPAGSSSNRAAAQVTSRKTIPGKVRTLQHQLERNIKFGQPLQTLTVKKMENTRANSEVDGFSRSALEECTQREFQLPGSGLKSHDLSNRLSPSLGEKGSEAEEQVPQARSSRPASALPSASSGGTIESINLDAVPQSMSRLDNTAAKHKLSVKPRNQRISKKHGRLSLSLDMQNVTVHEFEYELEEKVHIRVENGQKHYNTAEGNKKEEKGHQKYEEQRCREEAKKYKWQEDQTQYEFAEQKRLEDGQGQEAQRVHKQAVEEQKVQEEEQRRREMEEQKLREEEQRRREIEEQKLREEEQRQREMEEQKLREEEQRRREMEEQKLREEEQRQREMEEQKLREEEQRRREIEDQNLREEEQRQREIEDQKLREEEQRQREMEDQKLREEEQRRREMEDQKLREEEQRQREMEEQKLREEEQRRREMEEQKLREEEQRRREMEDQKLREEEQRRREIEDQKLREEEQRRQEVEEQKVGEEEQRQREMEEQKLREEEQRRREMEEQKLREEEQRQREMEEQKLREEEQRCQEVEQKVGEEEQRQEVKEEKLNEKEQQCHEVKEEKVCELEERVCEEEKQNRKLEKQYHEIVDLKTEKEVRCLKTKEIIQSQEKEKICFSATGNKQSHEETQRKDLEKQKQQKIKKQSDLQNRQRVDEERQNDGKVISQEEQQSLEALEEEQRREELRWKELDERQTTSQPFSFQVASGEKQIIFPKVNLTPVTHPRETVPSLDTNILHSSSKSSKGLSSSSYVPHTAILVTGAQLCGTAVDLKQIKDTACKSLLGFSEEKKADLPFIERTSKSNPDMRNRIGKSKFNPGQSLDQSRALTEWATIRAKILKSSNERLQEKERRVHGRFSDDWTAYKVSNVHGSLRKTLSANAKFSITPAWQKWADGNKVNDGDKVNIFHEKEKQNTPDENVPVANSTMDSSESSRSLGSGDIAQDVTKDIKGGSHSENHNIRITDAAEGCKFAKDLPSFLVPSLPATSRKEHSLPQAQLPIGNRAVTNVTSQTEGMMDTSPFGIKLRRTHYSLRFHYEQQGEQKRKKRYSAGDSMEGIPAFLAAKEKEGESCTVSEKPILQSRHSLDSSRLVDKVESAQPLWITLAMQKQKGFREQQASREERRQAREAKIAEKLIKENITVSSTTDIKAGTHYISTLKKSTQDEEKKIGTNIVSKVERREHLKKSATLPTSVTVEICDSVASIPPVKELPKRFSTPEAAPVSVEPAWLALAKRKAKAWSDCPQIIK